The following are encoded together in the Lagopus muta isolate bLagMut1 chromosome Z, bLagMut1 primary, whole genome shotgun sequence genome:
- the LOC125687056 gene encoding B-cell differentiation antigen CD72-like gives MAQGVLYTDLRFAKGPRGRGTASQPLEAALGMDEAESPHENITPELMPVGTAGEGAWHSPGCCSSRRCVPVGLVAVSLLLLVAAMVLGACYWQVTRQLQDTSLEQVAERGRFSQEVRMRDQSLEQMRQELAQVREELQQAWQQGNNSQQELGRWEAELAYVSGTLAATQKELNSVQGRLNASESTVTLLRSCTAIDCCPSGWLLYRGKCLFISTDKKTWDDSRAECEEQYSQLLITKSWSRWTVPSFLKNADIAYWIGLQKSKYPWYEYDWLEEEPDGEGLSDAWFWVDGSLYERPWQPKSNGSCAVISRGNIKPAQCEGPDDVHLWICEKAAGPSSPFM, from the exons ATGGCCCAGGGAGTGCTCTACACTGACCTGAGGTTTGCCAAAGGGCCAAGGGGCCGtggcacagccagccagccactGGAAGCAG CCCTTGGTATGGATGAGGCTGAGAGTCCCCACGAGAACATCACACCAGAGCTGATgcctgtggggacagcaggggaaGGGGCCTGGCACAGTCCAG GGTGCTGTTCCAGCCGGCGCTGTGTCCCTGTGGGGCTGGTGGCTGTCAGTCTACTGCTGCTGGTGGCCGCCATGGTGCTAGGGGCCTGCT ACTGGCAGGTGACTCGCCAGCTACAGGACACATCCCTGGAGCAGGTGGCCGAGCGCGGCCGCTTCTCACAGGAGGTGCGGATGCGGGACCAGAGCCTGGAGCAGATGCGACAGGAGCTGGCACAAGTGcgagaggagctgcagcaagcaTGGCAACAGGGCAACAAtagccagcaggagctgggcaggtGGGAGGCCGAGCTGGCGTATGTCTCAGGGACCCTGGCTGCAACCCAGAAGGAGCTGAACAGCGTGCAGGGAAGGCTGAATGCTAGTGAGAGCACCGTGACCCTGCTGCGCTCCTGCACGGCTATAG ACTGCTGCCCCTCAGGCTGGCTGCTGTACCGGGGAAAGTGCCTCTTCATCTCAACGGACAAGAAGACGTGGGATGACAGCAGGGCAGAGTGCGAGGAGCAATACTCTCAGCTCCTGATCACCAAATCCTGGAGTCGCTGGACTGTGCCG AGCTTCCTGAAGAATGCAGACATCGCGTACTGGATCGGGCTGCAGAAGAGCAAGTACCCCTGGTACGAATATGACTGGCTGGAGGAAGAGCCAGACGGTGAAGGGCTGTCAGACGCCTGGTTCTGGGTGGACGGCTCGCTTTATGAGAG ACCTTGGCAGCCGAAGTCCAACGGGTCATGTGCCGTCATCAGCCGTGGGAACATCAAACCGGCGCAGTGTGAGGGGCCAGACGACGTGCACCTCTGGATCTGCGAGAAGGCAGCAGGGCCCAGCTCCCCGTTCATGTGA
- the LOC125687012 gene encoding uncharacterized protein LOC125687012 yields the protein MAIRGQVLAFLLVLLPQLGKQRESSGAGAVSGKIEEGEREEEMCQRPQWDTRLHLAPDQEKYRKNEEVKLRCPEGLQPSYTHVRCSRGKQSINHGKPLNRELWLGRDSSDAWTHIQSSVKCVEVFQVVPGTLEVSSTSIKLNWTCSIPDACQHVQATCRLAGPSSPPCKAEEVTGVELLHGQRGTFTCPPLQPFTVYSITISVPPSTILFTQHLRTKTMVPQKPEQLQLDASTGTLRWKALPPCRGEIIGYQLNFTARRAHDGTFLNFQQVTVNHSVTQYTPPPQSPGSKYTVTVQGLTAAGAGDASSLEFQAYISELQPYENSDIYSVIKGRSLSQEETEQEQPKAWDELFMLANCPPAPGTAQS from the exons ATGGCCATACGAGGGCAGGTGCTGGCCTTCTTGCTGGTCCTCCTCCCTCAGCTGGGGAAACAGAGAGAGTCTTCAGGAGCAGGAGCAGTTTCAGGGAAAattgaggaaggagaaagggaagaag AAATGTGTCAAAGGCCCCAGTGGGACACAAGACTCCATCTGGCACCAGACCAGGAGAAGtacagaaagaatgaagaagtgAAGCTGCGCTGCCCTGAAGGTTTACAGCCATCCTACACCCACGTCAGATGTTCAAGAGGAAAGCAGTCCATCAACCATGGGAAACCTTTAAACAGGGAATTATGGCTGGGAAGGGACAGCAGCGATGCCTGGACCCATATTCAGTCCAGTGTGAAATGTGTGG AGGTCTTCCAGGTTGTCCCTGGGACCCTGGAGGTTTCCAGCACCAGCATCAAACTGAACTGGACCTGCAGCATCCCTGATGCCTGCCAGCACGTGCAGGCCACATGCCGGCTGGCAGGGCCTTCCTCACCTCCTTGTAAGGCTGAGGAGGTCACCGGAGTGGAGCTCCTACACGGACAGAGGGGAACATTCACCTGTCCTCCTTTGCAGCCCTTCACTGTTTACAGCATCACAATCTCAGTGCCACCCAGCACAATACTGTTCACACAGCACCTTAGGACAAAAACAATGG TGCCACAGAagccagagcagctgcagctggatgCCAGCACAGGGACTCTCAGGTGGAAGGCGCTGCCCCCCTGTCGAGGGGAGATCATTGGGTACCAG CTGAACTTCACTGCCAGGAGAGCACACGATGGCACCTTCCTGAACTTCCAGCAGGTAACAGTGAACCACTCTGTCACCCAGTACACACCGCCTCCCCAGAGCCCAGGCAGCAAATACACAGTGACGGTCCAGGGCCTGAcggcagctggtgctggagatGCGTCCAGCCTGGAGTTCCAAGCCTACATCTCAG agctgcagccctatGAAAACTCAGACATTTACTCTGTGATCAAGGGGAGATCTCTGTCACAAGAAGAGACAG agcaggagcagcccaagGCCTGGGATGAGCTGTTCATGCTGGCCAATTGTCCTCCAGCACCTGGCACTGCCCAGTCCTGA
- the TESK1 gene encoding dual specificity testis-specific protein kinase 1, with amino-acid sequence MARGLLGGADMEREKLPRRPGSALRGERPEESETGEAAGPWPGCGRMRPSSYRALRSAVSTLARIDDFYCEKIGTGFFSEVFKVRHRQSGQIMVLKMNKLTSNRGNMLREVQLMNRLSHPNILRFMGVCVHQGQLHALTEYINGGNLEQLLDSPVPLSWSTRVKLALDIARGLRYLHSKGIFHRDLTSKNCLVRCEANGYTAVVGDFGLAEKIPTYSEGSEKEPLAVVGSPYWMAPEVLRGEIYNEKADVFAYGIILCETIARVPADPDYLPRTEDFGLDVTTFRTMVGNDCPTAFLQLAFHCCSMEPTSRPSFLEITQCLEGVLQHQLGTEDARTTLFCTGDSVPAPSTVSTFNGVAMRAAGRAEQSPLRELGTQHLQPDQHLSRSHSDVFPPKSPISEPCSEARTKETPARVNPFSQREDLKGGKIKLFDIPSKSVISLTFDLPPPNPLQLATPITPEPAVEVQCDFSAPTTPSRKCHSLPASPELPHRGGLALGVRSPSRPPAPKQCRWDSGEPGIPSSPRVEERRGCAPHHPEPPPQLRTPASTSGTFIRTLASGSNPWQQEPLNGQLLNSHHPAAVSKPLSWGSGLEDGFSELSIPCAAAALERTECAAMLPGHGSSMVLEQDEVLPCPSCCLGPFSFTSVCHRPAPSPPRYQNLNCEAKSLLCHDRLQKAQGSAEPGLKLPEAQS; translated from the exons ATGGCGCGGGGGCTGCTCGGCGGGGCCGACATGGAGCGGGAGAAGCTGCCGCGGAGGCCTGGCTCGGCGCTGCGAGGGGAGCGGCCCGAAGAGAGCGAGACGGGAGAGGCGGCGGGGCCGTGGCCGGGCTGCGGGAGGATGCGGCCCTCCTCGTACCGCGCGCTGCGCAGCGCCGTCTCCACCCTGGCGCGCATCGACGATTTCTACTGCGAGAAGATCGGCACCGGCTTCTTCTCCGAGGTGTTCAAG GTGCGGCACCGCCAATCCGGGCAGATCATGGTGCTGAAGATGAACAAACTGACCAGCAACCGGGGCAACATGCTGCGGGAGGTGCAGCTAATGAACCGCCTCTCACACCCTAACATCCTCAG GTTCATGGGGGTGTGTGTGCACCAGGGGCAGCTGCACGCGCTGACGGAG TACATCAATGGTGGGaacctggagcagctgctggacaGCCCCGTGCCCCTCTCCTGGTCCACGCGTGTCAAGCTGGCACTCGACATCGCCCGTGGCCTGCGCTACCTGCACTCCAAAGGCATCTTCCACCGTGACCTCACCTCCAAG AACTGCCTGGTGCGCTGTGAGGCCAATGGCTACACGGCTGTGGTGGGTGACTTCGGCTTGGCAGAGAAGATCCCCACCTACag TGAGGGCAGCGAGAAGGAGCCACTGGCCGTGGTGGGCTCTCCCTACTGGATGGCACCTGAGGTTCTACGTGGGGAGATCTACAATGAGAAG gctgatGTTTTCGCCTATGGCATCATCCTGTGTGAGACCATTGCTCGTGTCCCCGCTGACCCTGACTACCTGCCCCGCACTGAG GATTTTGGCCTGGACGTCACCACTTTCCGCACCATGGTGGGAAACGACTGCCCTACAGCCTTTCTCCAGCTGGCGTTTCACTGCTGCAGC ATGGAGCCCACTTCTCGCCCCTCCTTCCTGGAAATCACGCAGTGCCTGGAGGGtgtcctgcagcaccagctgggCACTGAGGATGCCAGGACCACCCTCTTCTGCACTGGGGACAGCGtgcctgcacccagcacagTGTCTACGTTCAATG GAGTGGCCATGAGGGCGGCTGGCCGCGCTGAGCAGTCCCCGCTGCGTGAGCTGGGAACACAGCACCTGCAGCCGGATCAGCACCTGTCCCGCAGCCACTCTGACGTCTTCCCCCCCAAATCACCCATCTCAGAGCCCTGCAGTGAGGCCAGGACCAAGGAGACGCCAGCGCGTGTCAACCCCTTCTCCCAGCGTGAGGACCTGAAGGGGGGCAAGATCAAGCTCTTTGACATCCCCAGCAAGTCGGTCATCTCACTCACATTTGACCTGCCCCCTCCAAACCCACTGCAGCTTGCCACCCCCATCACTCCTGAGCCAGCCGTGGAGGTGCAGTGTGACTTCTCAGCACCCACCACCCCATCCCGCAAGTGCCACTCGCTGCCTGCCTCCCCCGAGCTGCCCCACCGGGGGGGCCTGGCGCTGGGCGTGAGGTCCCCCTCCCGGCCCCCTGCCCCTAAGCAGTGCCGCTGGGACAGCGGAGAGCCGGGAATCCCATCCAGCCCCAGGGTGGAGGAGCGGAGAGGCTGCGCTCCCCACCACCCTGAGCCGCCACCGCAGCTCCGCACTCCTGCATCCACTAGTGGCACCTTCATCCGCACCTTGGCCTCGGGAAGCAATCCGTGGCAGCAGGAGCCGCTCAATGGGCAGCTCCTCAACAGTCACCACCCTGCAGCAGTCAGCAAGCCACTGTCCTGGGGCAGCGGGCTGGAGGATGGCTTTTCTGAGCTCAGCATCCCCTGCGCAGCAGCGGCGCTGGAGCGGACGGAGTGTGCGGCCATGCTGCCTGGGCATGGCTCCAGCATGGTGCTGGAGCAGGACGAGGTGCTGCCCTGCCCTAGCTGCTGCTTGGGGCCCTTCAGCTTCACCTCTGTTTGTCACCggccagcacccagcccaccCCGCTACCAGAACCTCAACTGCGAGGCCAAGAGCCTCCTCTGCCACGACCGCCTCCAGAAAGCCCAGGGGTCAGCGGAGCCTGGCCTGAAGCTGCCTGAGGCACAGTCCTAG